In the Euphorbia lathyris chromosome 5, ddEupLath1.1, whole genome shotgun sequence genome, one interval contains:
- the LOC136230480 gene encoding uncharacterized protein, with translation MGTSLFFTICVLHSTIAITFGSSIMFYLNEISVLGHGIETSQKLLGSTPNDQLLIQISFSFAGLLLFMVGFLVFMVAFVKDRDFQSFFAKGCVFLHVSMAIWRVYFERKLEDLAWHWPKQMIGDFMLALSWVFFLVYTWREKYD, from the coding sequence ATGGGTACTTCTCTATTCTTCACAATCTGTGTCCTCCATTCTACAATTGCAATAACATTTGGGTCATCAATCATGTTCTATCTCAATGAAATTTCAGTACTTGGCCATGGAATTGAAACATCTCAGAAGCTATTAGGTTCAACACCAAATGATCAATTACTGATCCAAATCTCATTTTCCTTTGCTGGGTTGCTTCTTTTTATGGTTGGGTTTTTAGTTTTCATGGTGGCTTTTGTTAAAGATAGAGACTTTCAAAGCTTTTTTGCTAAAGGTTGTGTTTTTCTTCATGTTTCAATGGCTATTTGGAGAGTTTATTTTGAGAGGAAGCTTGAAGATTTGGCTTGGCATTGGCCTAAGCAAATGATTGGGGATTTCATGTTGGCTCTTTCCTGggttttctttcttgtttatacTTGGAGGGAAAAGTATGATTAG